A single region of the Garra rufa chromosome 20, GarRuf1.0, whole genome shotgun sequence genome encodes:
- the gnl3 gene encoding guanine nucleotide-binding protein-like 3 — translation MKRPKLKKASKRLSCAKRFKIQKKVREHNRKLRKEAKKKGVGRGKSKKDIGVPNSAPFKEEVLREAEQRKQELEALKEQNKIVKQQERAEKRKKEKGAASAGDEPASKKAKKVAKAKEARAEIVKKKSTKHFKCRELNKVIEESDVIVEVLDARDPLGCRCPQLEETVLKHEGKKKLLFILNKIDLVPKDNVEKWLRYLEAECPTFLFKASMQLQDRTVQKRKQSGVNVVLDHSRAASSFGRDSFLQTLTDLANKKDPETMLKVGVVGFPNVGKGSIINSVKEARVCHVGVQRGLTRCTQEVHITKRLKMIDSPGTVAAPSNPGATMALRSLQVEEEEESPLEAVRTLLKQCSQQHIMLQYNVPDYKNSLEFLTTFAKKRSFLQKGGVPDTQLAAVKFLSDWTGPKLSYHSRVPERQGLPSYLTDAIVTELRSDVNMEVVRKGNENVLKSVRFPNQATSISFNSRGPTAGLLNVNELPTETATTPEEEDKTKDMSINTEKPEVETPVSTMVTQIQETTKKKKAKPAKKVQFVPADIDLTSAQHNNDDAYDFNTDFV, via the exons ATGAAGAGACCGA AGTTGAAGAAGGCGAGCAAACGTCTATCATGCGCCAAACGCTTCAAAATACAAAAGAAG GTTCGGGAGCATAACCGTAAATTACGGAAAGAAGCAAAGAAGAAAGGGGTAGGCCGAGGGAAATCTAAGAAAGATATTGGAGTACCGAACAGTGCGCCTTTTAAAGAGGAAGTGCTTCGAGAAGCTGAGCAGAGAAAACAGGAG CTTGAAGCTCTGAAAGAGCAAAACAAGATTGTAAAACAGCAAGAGAgagctgaaaaaagaaaaaaggagaaAGGAGCAGCCAGTGCTGGAGACGAACCTGCGTCCAAGAAagctaaaaag GTGGCCAAAGCTAAAGAAGCAAGGGCTGAAATAGTAAAAAAGAAAAGCACTAAACATTTCAAATGCCGCGAGCTGAACAAG GTGATTGAGGAATCTGATGTGATAGTGGAGGTTTTGGATGCTAGAGATCCTCTGGGCTGCCGCTGTCCTCAGCTGGAGGAAACTGTCCTGAAACATGAGGGAAAGAAGAAACTCTTGTTCATATTGAACAAAATAG atcTCGTTCCTAAAGATAACGTCGAGAAATGGCTGCGGTATCTTGAAGCTGAGTGTCCAACTTTTCTCTTCAAAGCATCAATGCAGCTACAGGACAGAACTGTG CAAAAGAGGAAGCAGAGCGGGGTTAATGTTGTTCTGGATCACAGCAGAGCAGCTTCAAGTTTTGGAAGAGATAGTTTCCTACAGACGCTTACTGACTTGGCTAACAAGAAGGATCCCGAGACCATGCTTAAAGTTGGTGTTGTCG GATTCCCTAATGTTGGAAAGGGCAGCATCATCAACAGTGTGAAAGAAGCCCGCGTGTGTCACGTTGGTGTACAGAGAGGACTGACCAG ATGTACGCAGGAAGTGCATATTACTAAGAGGTTGAAGATGATTGACAGTCCAGGGACTGTGGCGGCCCCCAGTAATCCAGGAGCTACGATGGCCCTCAGAAGTCTacaggtggaggaggaggaggagagtcCACTGGAAGCGGTCAGGACTCTGCTCAAACAGTGCAGTCAGCAGCAT ATAATGTTACAATATAACGTCCCGGACTACAAAAACTCCTTGGAGTTCTTGACCACCTTTGCCAAGAAACGAAGCTTCCTGCAGAAAGGTGGTGTTCCAGAcacacagctggcagccgtaaAATTCCTCAGCGACTGGACTGG GCCAAAACTGAGTTACCACAGCAGAGTTCCAGAGCGCCAAGGCCTCCCTTCATACCTCACCGATGCCATTGTGACTGAACTGAGGTCAGATGTGAACATGGAGGTTGTGAGGAAGGGCAATGAGAATGTTTTGAAAA GTGTGCGATTCCCCAATCAAGCGACCAGTATAAGTTTTAACTCGAGGGGCCCCACCGCTGGCCTGCTGAATGTCAATGAGCTTCCCACAGAGACCGCAACAACACCCGAAGAAGAAGATAAGACGAAGGACATGAGCATCAACACAGAGAAG cctgaGGTTGAAACTCCAGTTTCAACGATGGTGACACAGATTCAAGAAacgacaaaaaagaaaaaag CCAAACCAGCTAAAAAAGTGCAGTTTGTCCCCGCCGACATCGACTTGACTTCAGCGCAGCACAACAACGACGACGCCTATGATTTCAACACAGATTTTGTGTGA